The Salinirubellus salinus genome segment CGGGTCGCCGAGCCCCTCGACCTCACGCTCGAGGAGGCAGCCGTCGGCATCAAGACGGTCATCGACAGCAACATGGCCGGCGCCGTCCGCACGGTGTCGGTCGAGGAGGGGTTCGACCCACGCGAGTTCGGACTCGTCGGGTACGGCGGCGCTGGACCCATGCACGCCTGCGACGTCGCGACGGAACTCGGTATCGACACGGTCGTCTTCCCCGACAACCCCGGATTGACGTCCGCGATGGGCTGTCTCCTCTCTGACATCAAACACGACTACGTCCGCTCGGTCGTCACGACCGTGGACGAGGCGGACCACGACGCGCTGAACGCGGTCGTCGACACGCTCCGACGGGAGGGGGTGCGCGACCTCGACGCCGAGGAGGTGCCGACCGACCAGCGCTCGTTCGCCGTCTCGATGGACCTCCGCTACCTCGGGCAGGCGCACAACCTCAACGTCGCGCTCGACGGCGACCGGGTCGACGACGCCTCCCTCGATGCCATCGTCGAGCGGTTCGAGCGCCGCCACGAGGACCGCTACGGCTTCGTCGACGAGCGGAACCCCGTCGAGATCGTCAACGTCCGGGTGACGACCGTCGGGCACACCGCGATCCCGGAACGCCGGGCTGCGGCCGCGGTCGACGCGCCCGTCGACGCCGCGAAGCGTGGCACCAGAGACGTCGTCCTCGACGAGACGACGACCACCGAGGTCCCGTTCTACGACGGCAACGCGGTCGGTCCCGGCCACGAACTCTCCGGACCGGCGGTCGTCGAACTCGACAACTCCACCGTCTGGATCCCCCCGGAGTTCGACGCGACGGTCGACGAGTACCGGAACATCGTCGCTCGTCGGACCGACTGACCGGCGCACAAACTATTTCTCGTCTCGCGGCACCCCTGTCTCATGCACGACGCAGTACGCGACGCGTTTCCGGAGCTGGCGGACCTCGCGGACGCCGACCTCGCCGACCGCGTGGCGCAGGTCTGGGCCGACGGCCTCGCGGCGAGCGACTTCGAGACGCTCGAGGCGGTGCCGTTCTCGCCGAAGTACGCCGAAGACATCGGTGACGTGCGGCTCGTCGACCACACCCGTGACGTGACGCGCTGGGCGACGACGCTCGCCGACACCGCGGTGTCGCTGCAGGACGTCGACCTCGACCGCGACATCGTTCTCGCGGGGGCCGTCCTCCACGACGTCAGCAAACTCCACGAGTACTCGGCGTACGCCGACGGGATGTTCGGCGACCAGGTCCCCCACCCGTACTACGGGGTGCACATGGTCGCGGCCGCGGACCTCCCGACCCACCTCCAGCACATCGTCGTCTCACACAGCGGCTCGACGCCGGTGAAACCAACAACCATCGAGGCGAAGCTCGTCGAGTACGGCGACCTGCTCGCGGTCCACGGGCTGTTCTGGAACACAGCGGAGAAACTGTTTCCCAACGACTGAGCGTCAGTGCGGGAGGTCGGCCGTCGCGCTGCCGGTCAGCACGACGACGTCGTCCCCGGTGGTGGCTTCGAACGTCACGTCCACGACGACGTGGTCGTCCGTGGGTGTCACGTCGGTCACCTCGCCGGTCACGCGGACGGTATCACCGGGCCACACCTGCGCGCTGAACCGCGTCCTGAACCGGCGGACGTGCTCGATACCGAACCAGTCGGTGACCAGCGTGGACGCGAAGCCGGCGGTCAACATCCCCTGTCCGAACACGCTCGGGTACCCGGCGGCCTCGGCGAACGGCTCGTCGTAGTGGATGCGCGCGAAGTCGCCGCTCGCCCCCGCGTACCGAACGAAGTCCTCGCGCGAGAGTGCCTCGACGACGACTGCCGGCCCCGAATCACCGACGGCGACGGTCTCGGCCGCGACGGGGAACGTGCTCACGGCTCCGCCTCCCCGCCGACGGGTCGCCCGGTCTCGATGCGGGTGTTCCGGACGACGACGACGAGGTCGCCGTCGGCGTCGCGGAACTCGGTCTCGAACACGGCGAACGTCATCGTGCCGCCCTCGCCGCCCTCGCGCTGGTAGACCTCGGCGAGCGTCGTCACGCCGGTGAGGACGTCGCCCTCGCGGACGGGCCGCTCGAACTCGTACGCCTGTTCGCCGTGGACGCTGCGGTCGCGGTCGAACCCCAGTTCGAAACCGAACTCCCAGTCCGCGGTCGCGGTCCGGTACTGCGGGAAGTACGACGTCCGGGTGAACGTCAACGGCGCGACCACGGGCTCGTCGCGTTCGGTCGCACGGAACTCGGGGTTGTCGTCGTGTATCGCCCGGGCGAACTCCTCGACCTTCCCGCCCTCGACCCGGAGATTCCGGACTGTGACGTTCGACGTGCCGACCTGTGCCTCGAGGTCGGCGAGTGGGTATCGCGGCATCCTCAGACCCGCGTGAGTTCCTCGCCGTCGCCGACGGTCTCCCGGAAGCTCTCGGCGAGCGACTCGATGGTCCACCCGTCGTCGTTGACGGCGGCCCTGACCGTCGCCGGGTCGTTCATCAACCCCACCATGTCGCCGCTCGCGCGCAGCGAGCAGCCGGTGATGTCGGTCGCCTCGTCGCTCATCATGTACCCCACGAGCGGCGTGACCTTCTCCGGGGGCTTGTTCTCCTGGTAGTTCTGCTTGAACTCCTCGTCGGGCATCGAGGCGATCATCCGGGTGTACGCCGACGGCAACAGCGCGTTCACCCGGACGTTGGTGCGGTGGAGCTCCTTCGCTGCGGTCCGTACCATCGCGAGGATACCGCCCTTCGCGGCGGCGTAGTTCACCTGCCCGACGTTGCCGTTCGTCGCCGCCGTACTGGAGACGGCGAGGAACGACCGCTGGCTGGCGAGGCCGTCGTCGGACTCCTGGGCTCGCTGGCGCCAGTGTGCCGCGAGGTTCCGCAGCAGCGCGAAGTGCCCACGGAGGTGGACGTTGATCACCGAATCGAACTGCTCGCCGGTCATCTTGTAGCAGATGCTGTCCTGCAGGATGCCCGCGAAGTTCACCGCGCCGTCGACGCGACCGTACTCGGCGACGGTGTCGGCGACGAGTTCCTCGGTGTACTCGAGCGAACTGATGTCGCCGTAGTGGGCCATCGCCTCGCCGCCCGCGTCCTCGATGGCGTCGACGACCTGCTGGGCGGGCTGTTCCGTCTCCGATTCTCCGGTGAGCGAGACGCCGAGGTCGTTCACCACGACGCTCGCGCCCGCCGCTCCGAGTGCTGTCGCCGTCGCACGGCCGATACCGTTGCCACCGCCGGCGACGATGCAAACCTTGTCGGTCAACATAGTGTGTGAGAGTTCCACCCACTGGGCAAAAGCGTTGTGTCGGGCACCGAGCCGTCACCCGATTCACCGGTATCTTTTTGCGTCGATACTCGAAAGTCCGGGCATGTGTGCGGCTAGCAACAAGCAGGACGGACTCCACTTCGAGCCATCGCAGCAGGTTCGACTGTTCAACAAGCAGCTCGACGAGTTCCTCAGACAGGAGGTCGAGCCCCTCGAAGACGAGTACGAGCAGTTCCTCGGCGAGTTCGGCGAGCGCAACCGCGTCGACGACGACGGCCGACTCGTCGACGAGTATCTCGAGGTCCGCGAGACCATCCAGCGGCGGTCACACGAGGCGGGCTTCTACACGATGTACATGCCCGAGGAGTACGGCGGCGGCGGACTCTCGAACCTCGAGTTCACGCAGGTCATCGAGCACCTCCACAACCGCAACCCCGACGGCTTCCACGAGCTCATCCTCGACACGCTCTCGGTGCGCCCGGCGGTCATCCCGATGGCCCACGACGACTATCAGCGCGAGAAGTACTTCGACCCCATCATGGCGGCCGACAAGCACCTCGCGTTCGGCCTCACCGAACCCGACCACGGCAGCGACGTGACCTGGATGGATACCCACGCCGAGAAGGACGGCGACGAGTGGGTCATCGACGGGGCGAAGTGCTTCACGACGAACGCGCCCTACGCGGACTTCATCACCGTCTACGCCCGCACGTCGGGCGAGGACGGCGACGCCCGCGGTATCTCGTCGTTCATCGTCGACGCCGACAACCCCGGCTGGGAGGTGGGCAAGATCCAGCCACCGATGGGCACGCAGGTCGGCGAGCAGTCGTTCAACCACTTCACGAACTGTCGCGTCCCCGACTCGCACGTGGTCGGCGAGGAGGGCGAGGCGCTCATCGACGCGATGTCGTGGGTCAACGCCGCGCGCATCCGTCTCCCCGCCGAGGCCGTGGGGCGGTGTCAGTGGATGGTCGAGCAGTGCATCGAGTACGCGAAGGACAGGAAGACGTTCGGCGAGCCCATCGGCGAACGGCAGTTCGTCCAGGGGCACCTCGCGGACATGCGCGCGGACATCGAGATGGTCCGCTGGCTCTACCGCTACGCGGCGTGGGAGATCGACCGCGACAACGACCCGCGGTGGCTGCTCAGCGCCGCGAAACTCCGTGGGGCCGAGCTGTGGTGGGACGTCGCCGACCGCGCCGTCCAGATCCACGGCGGGGCGGGCTACATGCGCTCGCTCCCGTTCGAGAGCGAACTGCGGACGGCACGCGCTGCCCGCATCTACGACGGCACCGACGAGGTCCAGCGCCGGACCATCGCCCGTGACCTGCTGAACCTCTGAGTCGCTACGCGTACCGCTTCGTCAGCGCCTCGATACCGCCACAGAGGACGTCACAGCCCCGCTCGGCCAGCTCGTGTGTGAGCACGAGCGGGGGGAGGAGCCGGATCACACAGCCGTGGCGGCCAGACACCCACACGACGAGGCCGTGGTCGAGACAGTAGCGCTGGAGGTCGGCGACGAACTGGGTGAACGGCTCGCCGTCGTCGTCGTGGAACTCGATGCCCGTGAGCATCCCCTCGCCCCGGACCTCCGCGACGTAGGGACTCGTCTCTCCCGCCGCACGGAGCCGGTCCCGGATCAGTTCGCCCACCTCGCGGCCGTGCGCCAGCAGGTCGTGCGCCTCGATGTACTCGATCGCGCGGGTCCCGGCGACCATGGCGGGGACGTACCCCCGGAAGGTGCCCTTGTGGGTCCCCGGTTCCCACGTGTCGAACTGCTCGTGGAACATGATACCGGAGAGCGCGTGGCCGCCGCCGAGCGCCTTCCCCATCGCGATGGCGTCGGGCGTCGTCTCGGACCACTCGCTGGCGAACCACTTGCCCGTCCGCCCCATCCCGGTCTGTATCTCGTCGACGACGAGCATGAGGTCGTGCTCGTCACAGAGCGCTCTGACCCGCGGCAGGAACTCGCGAGGCGGGACGACGACGCCGCGAGAGCCCTGTATCGCCTCGACCCAGACGCCGATGGGGTCCGGGATGCCGCTGTACGGGTCCTCGAGCAGCTCCCGAAGCTCACGGATGGAGCGCTCGACGGCTTCCTCGGCGCTCACACCCTGCTGGAGCGGGTACGGGTACGGGACGTGCTCGACGCCGGGGACGTACGGCCCGCGACCCTTCGTCTTGTACTTGTTCACGCCGCTGAGCGAGAGGGCGCCGGCCGTCTGTCCGTGGTTCCCGCCGCGGAAGGCGACGAGCGAGGAGCCGTCGCTGTTCGCCCGCGCGAGTTTGATGCTCGCCTCGATGGCGTCGGTGCCGGTCGGCCCGCCGAACGCGAGCCGGCTGTTGCCCGCGAGATCGCCGGGGGCGATGCTCGACAGCCGCTCGAGGAACTCCACGCGTGCCTCGCTCGGGAAGTCGAGCGTGTGGGTGATGCGGCCCGTCTGCTCCTGGACGGCCTCGACGACGTAGGGGTTCGAGTAGCCGACGTTGAGGACGCCCGCCCCCGCCACGAAGTCGATGTAGACGTTGCCGTCGGCGTCACGCAGCGTCGCGCCGCGACCCTCCTCGAAGGCGACGGGGAGCGACCGCGGGTAGGTGACGACCCGACTCTCGAGTTCGAACTGCTGGTCGATCAGCTCGCGAGAACGCGGGCCGGGAACGGACGAGACGTTCGGGGCGTCGGAGAAGTGCAGCTCCTCTATCGGGGGGCCGACTGTCATGGCTGCCCATTCGCCCTGTCCGACAAATAGCTTTGCTCCCCGGTCAGCCGTCGAGGTGGTTCCGGACGGCGGCGAGCCGGTCGCCCAGGAGCGAACGGGTCGCGCCCACCTCGTGGCCGAGACGTACGAGGTCGAACCCCGCGTCGAGTGCCGCCGTCGTCGCCGCGGCCGACGATGCCGTCCGGCCGACCGGGACGCCCGCCGCCGTCGACGCGTCCCGCACGGTCTCGATGGCGGCCGTCACGTCCGGGTGGTCGGTCTCCAGCGGGTGGCCCGCGGACACCGAGAGGTCGCTCGGCCCGAGGAACGTGAACCCGAGGTCGGGGACCGCCAGTATCTCCTCGACGTCGTCGACGGCGGTCAGGTTCTCTATCATCACGCCCACGAGCACGTTCGCGTCCTGCCGGGCGGCGTAGTCCTCGGTGTCGCCGCCCCAGCCGCTCGCGCGGGCGCCGGCGTAGCCGCGCTCGCCGACGCCACCGTCGTACCTGAATCGGGCGGCTTCGACCGCGCGCCTGACCTCCGCGGCGGTCTCCACGCGAGGGACCAGCAGGTTCTGGATGCCGGTGTCGAGCACCTTCCGAACCAGCGAGGGGTCACCGGACGGGAGCCGCACGAGCGGTTCGATGCCCGCGGCGTCGGCCGCCCGCGCGAGCCCCGCGACGACGGTGGCGTCCTCGGGGTGTGGACCGGCGTTCTCGAAGTCGAGCCAGACGAAGTCGAGGCCGAGCGCACCGTACACCTCGACGAACGCCGGGTCGAGCGTCGTGACGCCGGCACCGAGGACGGGTTCACCCCGTTCGAGCGCTCGTCGAAGCGTGTTCGTCGTTCGCCCCCGGTCACTCACTGACGACCACCTGCGCCGGGCCGAACGCACCGTAGTCCGCCTTGTTCGTCGTGATGTCGACGGCTTCCTCGAACGCGTCGAGCCCCCGTACCTCGTGGGTGATACAGTCGGCGATGTCGACCCGGCCGTCGGCGACGAGTTTCGCGGCGAGGTCGCCGGAGTCCGCGTTCGGGCCGAGCGAGACGACGCCACGCAGGGGGTTGATCCACTGGAGCTGCTTCGAGCGCATCTGCCGCGGACTCACCGTCAGCTCGCCGGCGATGCTCCCCACCTGCACGATTCGACCACCGGAACGGAGCATCTGGACCGCCTGCGCGAGCGGGTCGGTCCCCTCGTTGGCGTGCGACTGGTCGCCGCCGACGCACTCGAGGACGACGTCGGCACCGATACCGTCGGTGAGGTCGTCGACGACGGCGACGGGGTCGTCGGTCGAGGCGTCGACACCGATCATCCCGCGTGACTCGGCCAGCTCGGCCTTCTCCGCGTTGACGTCCACCGCGACGACGTCGCTCGCACCCTGCTGGAGCGCGAGCTGGCCACACTGGTAGCCCATCACCCCCGCGCCGGTGACGACGACCACGTCGCCGTCGGCGATCTCGGCGTCCCGAACACAGAGGACGGCGCTGGCCATCGGCTGGAGTGCGGCCCCCTCCGCGTCCGAGACGCCGTCGGGAACGCGACGGAGCGGTCCCGGTGGGAGCGTCAGGTACTCCGCACACGCCCCCGGAGTCTGGAGACCGATGGTGGCTTTCGCCTTGCAGAACTGCGTGTAGCCGGCCTCACAGTAGGTACACGCGTGACACGGGAGCTTTCCGGCGGCGTAGACGCGGTCGCCGACGGTGAACCCGTCGACGTCCGCGCCGACCTCGGCGACCTCCGCACAGAACTCGTGGCCGAACAGCAGGCCATCCCCCGCGGCCATCCGGTCGCGGACGGACTCGTAGTGGACGACCTCCGCCCCGTGGTAGAGCTGACACTCCGTGATGCTCAACTGGACGCGCTTGACGGCCAGCAGCAGTTCGTCGGCCGCCGGCTCCGGAGTCGGTACCTCGGCGACGCGACACTCCTCGAAGTCGTCGCAGACTATCGCTCGCATACCTCCACGATTCGAGGGGGCCGTAATAGCCGTTGTGTCGTTCGGTACCGACAGGCACGCTTAATACCGCCGGCCGACCAGAACGAACGACCGACATGCCTAGAACCCTGACCGACGGCATCGAGTGGATCCAGGGGTGCATCCCACGGCCCGGCCTGACCACCGACTACGTCGCCGACCCGCCCGACTGGTACGAGCCCGAGCGCGAGGTCCACACCTGCCAGAACGCCTACCTCGTGACGGGCGAGCGGACGCTCCTGTTCGATACGCTCTCGCCGGCGAACCGCGAGCACGTGCTCGAGGAACTCGACGTCGCGCTCGACGGCCGCGACCTCGACTACCTCGTCGTCTCGCACCCGGAAGCGCCCCACGCCGGCAACGCGTTCGCCATCCTCGAGCGCCACCCGGAGGCGACGCTCGTCGCGCCCGCCCACGGTAACGAACACGAACTGTACCATCTCGGGGACGCCGAGCAGGTGGCTCCCGGCGACACCATCGACCTCGGGGGGCGCGAGGTCGAGTTCCTCCAGCCGCTGTTCCTCGACCACGCCATGCACATCTGGATGCGCGAGACGACGACTGGAACCTTCTTCCCGGTCGACTGGCTCGGCTTCCCACACATGGACGGTGAGTGTCTGACCGTCGTCGAGGAACTCGACCACGAGGTGACCGTCGACCAGTTGCTCGCGTTCCACGGGCGCGTCTTCTTCTGGTACCAGTACGCCGACGTCCAGAAGACGAACGGCGTCGTCGAGGAGCTCGCCGACCGCTACGCATCGGACGTCGTGGCGCCGGCTCACGGCCTCCCGATCACGGCCGACGCCGGGGCGTTCATCGAGCGGATGACGGCGATCGTCGAGCACGTGAGTGAACGCGGCCGTCTGGACGTGTTCGGGTGACCATGTCCGTCCAGCTCACCGAGGACGTGACGTGGCTCGCCGAGAGCTACCCGCACGGCGAGAAGCACCTCCACGTCTCCGTCTACCTCGTCGAACACGACGACAGCTACATCCTCGTCGACTCGGGCTCGTTCTATCACCGCGAGCAGATCGACGCGCAACTCGCCGAGACCATCGGCGACGCGCCCGTCGACGCGCTCGTCCTCTCACACGCCGACCTCCCGCACTCGGGGAACGTCCCCGAGTTCCGGGACCGCTGGCCCGAGTTGACGCTCGTGTCGTCGTCGGGATCACCGGCGGTCGTCGGCCTCGGCCACGCCGACGTGACCGCCGAGATCGGCGGTACGATGGACATCTGCGGGCGGACGTTCTCGTTCGTCGACCCGCCGCTCGCGGACATCCAGCACTCGACGTGGATATTCGACCACGACTCGGGCGTGCTGTTCACGGCCGACGGTTTCGGCAACTACCACGCACCCGAACACGCCGGCGAGCCGTTCGGGGCCGTCGACGGCGGCGTCCCGACCGCGGACATCCGCGACTACCACCGGGACGCGCTCCGGTGGCTCTGCTACGTCGACCCGGCGCGTATCGACCCGGCCGTCGACGCGCTGTTCGAGGACCTCGACGTGTCGGTCCTCGCCCCGACGCACGGCAACCCGATCGAAGCCGCGGACTTCCCCGAGTACCGGGCACGACTCTGGGCGGCCATCGAGGAGATCTCGCGGACGGACCCCCACGACCTGTAGCTCAGGGTTCGAGCGTCGTCCCCGGTTCCATCACCACGATGTCGACCTGTCCTTCGAGCCCGCGTTCTCGACAGTGGGCGACGAACTCCTCGGGCCGCGTCGACCCTTCGGCGTAGTGCATCGGGACGATGGTGTGGACGGAGGGGGCGAGCCACTCGGCGACGAGTGCCGCCTCCTCGGGGAACAGTTCGGGCGAGTGTTCCGGTCCGGCCGCCCCGACCGGGAGACAGCAGACGGTCGGCTCGTACAGCTCGCCGAACAGCTCGATGTCGCCGAAGATGGACGTGTCCCCGAGGTGGTAGATGGTCTCACCGCCGAACTCGACGACGTACGCTTGGGCCGCACCGACGAGCCGCTCCTCGAAGAACTGCGAGGGGTGGTGGGATTCGAGGACCCGCGCGTACCAGCCGTCGCCCTCGGCCTCCATCCCCCAGACGTACCGGCGGATCAACTCGTCGGGAAGCCGGTCGCGGAGGACGATGCTCGTCGTACAGTCACAGACGATGGGAGCGTTCGCCCGCTGTGCGATGGCGGGCGCGTCGCCGAGGTGGTCGCGCGCACCGTGGGTGACGAATATCGTCTCGACCGCGTCGAAGTCGTCGACCGT includes the following:
- a CDS encoding acyl-CoA dehydrogenase family protein produces the protein MCAASNKQDGLHFEPSQQVRLFNKQLDEFLRQEVEPLEDEYEQFLGEFGERNRVDDDGRLVDEYLEVRETIQRRSHEAGFYTMYMPEEYGGGGLSNLEFTQVIEHLHNRNPDGFHELILDTLSVRPAVIPMAHDDYQREKYFDPIMAADKHLAFGLTEPDHGSDVTWMDTHAEKDGDEWVIDGAKCFTTNAPYADFITVYARTSGEDGDARGISSFIVDADNPGWEVGKIQPPMGTQVGEQSFNHFTNCRVPDSHVVGEEGEALIDAMSWVNAARIRLPAEAVGRCQWMVEQCIEYAKDRKTFGEPIGERQFVQGHLADMRADIEMVRWLYRYAAWEIDRDNDPRWLLSAAKLRGAELWWDVADRAVQIHGGAGYMRSLPFESELRTARAARIYDGTDEVQRRTIARDLLNL
- a CDS encoding MBL fold metallo-hydrolase — encoded protein: MSVQLTEDVTWLAESYPHGEKHLHVSVYLVEHDDSYILVDSGSFYHREQIDAQLAETIGDAPVDALVLSHADLPHSGNVPEFRDRWPELTLVSSSGSPAVVGLGHADVTAEIGGTMDICGRTFSFVDPPLADIQHSTWIFDHDSGVLFTADGFGNYHAPEHAGEPFGAVDGGVPTADIRDYHRDALRWLCYVDPARIDPAVDALFEDLDVSVLAPTHGNPIEAADFPEYRARLWAAIEEISRTDPHDL
- a CDS encoding MBL fold metallo-hydrolase, with the protein product MELTYHGCAAFECADDDGRTLLLDPWIVENPHTTATVDDFDAVETIFVTHGARDHLGDAPAIAQRANAPIVCDCTTSIVLRDRLPDELIRRYVWGMEAEGDGWYARVLESHHPSQFFEERLVGAAQAYVVEFGGETIYHLGDTSIFGDIELFGELYEPTVCCLPVGAAGPEHSPELFPEEAALVAEWLAPSVHTIVPMHYAEGSTRPEEFVAHCRERGLEGQVDIVVMEPGTTLEP
- a CDS encoding MaoC family dehydratase, which codes for MSTFPVAAETVAVGDSGPAVVVEALSREDFVRYAGASGDFARIHYDEPFAEAAGYPSVFGQGMLTAGFASTLVTDWFGIEHVRRFRTRFSAQVWPGDTVRVTGEVTDVTPTDDHVVVDVTFEATTGDDVVVLTGSATADLPH
- a CDS encoding MBL fold metallo-hydrolase, coding for MPRTLTDGIEWIQGCIPRPGLTTDYVADPPDWYEPEREVHTCQNAYLVTGERTLLFDTLSPANREHVLEELDVALDGRDLDYLVVSHPEAPHAGNAFAILERHPEATLVAPAHGNEHELYHLGDAEQVAPGDTIDLGGREVEFLQPLFLDHAMHIWMRETTTGTFFPVDWLGFPHMDGECLTVVEELDHEVTVDQLLAFHGRVFFWYQYADVQKTNGVVEELADRYASDVVAPAHGLPITADAGAFIERMTAIVEHVSERGRLDVFG
- a CDS encoding HpcH/HpaI aldolase family protein, which codes for MSDRGRTTNTLRRALERGEPVLGAGVTTLDPAFVEVYGALGLDFVWLDFENAGPHPEDATVVAGLARAADAAGIEPLVRLPSGDPSLVRKVLDTGIQNLLVPRVETAAEVRRAVEAARFRYDGGVGERGYAGARASGWGGDTEDYAARQDANVLVGVMIENLTAVDDVEEILAVPDLGFTFLGPSDLSVSAGHPLETDHPDVTAAIETVRDASTAAGVPVGRTASSAAATTAALDAGFDLVRLGHEVGATRSLLGDRLAAVRNHLDG
- a CDS encoding SDR family oxidoreductase, with the protein product MLTDKVCIVAGGGNGIGRATATALGAAGASVVVNDLGVSLTGESETEQPAQQVVDAIEDAGGEAMAHYGDISSLEYTEELVADTVAEYGRVDGAVNFAGILQDSICYKMTGEQFDSVINVHLRGHFALLRNLAAHWRQRAQESDDGLASQRSFLAVSSTAATNGNVGQVNYAAAKGGILAMVRTAAKELHRTNVRVNALLPSAYTRMIASMPDEEFKQNYQENKPPEKVTPLVGYMMSDEATDITGCSLRASGDMVGLMNDPATVRAAVNDDGWTIESLAESFRETVGDGEELTRV
- a CDS encoding aspartate aminotransferase family protein yields the protein MTVGPPIEELHFSDAPNVSSVPGPRSRELIDQQFELESRVVTYPRSLPVAFEEGRGATLRDADGNVYIDFVAGAGVLNVGYSNPYVVEAVQEQTGRITHTLDFPSEARVEFLERLSSIAPGDLAGNSRLAFGGPTGTDAIEASIKLARANSDGSSLVAFRGGNHGQTAGALSLSGVNKYKTKGRGPYVPGVEHVPYPYPLQQGVSAEEAVERSIRELRELLEDPYSGIPDPIGVWVEAIQGSRGVVVPPREFLPRVRALCDEHDLMLVVDEIQTGMGRTGKWFASEWSETTPDAIAMGKALGGGHALSGIMFHEQFDTWEPGTHKGTFRGYVPAMVAGTRAIEYIEAHDLLAHGREVGELIRDRLRAAGETSPYVAEVRGEGMLTGIEFHDDDGEPFTQFVADLQRYCLDHGLVVWVSGRHGCVIRLLPPLVLTHELAERGCDVLCGGIEALTKRYA
- a CDS encoding HD domain-containing protein, which produces MHDAVRDAFPELADLADADLADRVAQVWADGLAASDFETLEAVPFSPKYAEDIGDVRLVDHTRDVTRWATTLADTAVSLQDVDLDRDIVLAGAVLHDVSKLHEYSAYADGMFGDQVPHPYYGVHMVAAADLPTHLQHIVVSHSGSTPVKPTTIEAKLVEYGDLLAVHGLFWNTAEKLFPND
- a CDS encoding MaoC family dehydratase N-terminal domain-containing protein, with protein sequence MPRYPLADLEAQVGTSNVTVRNLRVEGGKVEEFARAIHDDNPEFRATERDEPVVAPLTFTRTSYFPQYRTATADWEFGFELGFDRDRSVHGEQAYEFERPVREGDVLTGVTTLAEVYQREGGEGGTMTFAVFETEFRDADGDLVVVVRNTRIETGRPVGGEAEP
- a CDS encoding zinc-dependent alcohol dehydrogenase, which translates into the protein MRAIVCDDFEECRVAEVPTPEPAADELLLAVKRVQLSITECQLYHGAEVVHYESVRDRMAAGDGLLFGHEFCAEVAEVGADVDGFTVGDRVYAAGKLPCHACTYCEAGYTQFCKAKATIGLQTPGACAEYLTLPPGPLRRVPDGVSDAEGAALQPMASAVLCVRDAEIADGDVVVVTGAGVMGYQCGQLALQQGASDVVAVDVNAEKAELAESRGMIGVDASTDDPVAVVDDLTDGIGADVVLECVGGDQSHANEGTDPLAQAVQMLRSGGRIVQVGSIAGELTVSPRQMRSKQLQWINPLRGVVSLGPNADSGDLAAKLVADGRVDIADCITHEVRGLDAFEEAVDITTNKADYGAFGPAQVVVSE